A section of the Paenibacillus odorifer genome encodes:
- the metE gene encoding 5-methyltetrahydropteroyltriglutamate--homocysteine S-methyltransferase: MTNKVKVSNLGYPRIGKNREWKKALEAFWQGKINEEQFRSEMAAIQLQHLKTQQEAGIELIPVNDFTFYDHVLDAAVMFGIVPPRYAYDGGDIGLDLYFAMARGNAEATACEMTKWFNTNYHYIVPEIGTQTPRLTENKPLAAYRFAKSQAGIEGKPVLLGLYTFLKLSKGYAAADIAKIAARFVPVYVQLLQELKQEGVSWVQIDEPAIVTGISKEELTLLNSIYTDIAASVPGLNIILQTYFEAAEPLEALLELPVQGLGLDFVHDGGANLASIERLGWPKDKWLGAGIIDGRNIWRSDLDAKLQLVEKLSVHVPLDRLILQPSCSLLHVPVTVQGEVKLKATVKNALAFADEKLKELSLLGAAVADKGEASQAALAASREAIAAFRALPERGRKDVAEQVLALAALPDQRSLPFAERLKVQQEKWQLPLLPTTTIGSFPQTVEVRQARLKWRKGVWNQERYDGFVREQIADAITFQEKLGLDVLVHGEFERTDMVEFFGEKLDGYLFTSNGWVQSYGSRCVKPPVIYADIAFIQPMTVKESVYAQSLTKLPVKGMLTGPVTILNWSFVRDDLSREEVANQIALALRHEVKALEDAGIEMIQVDEPAIREGLPLKAEDREHYLNWAVKSFRVATNHVKATTQIHTHMCYSEFNDMIDSISAMDADVISIETSRSHGELIISFEEQAYDKGIGLGVYDIHSPRVPAVEEMTANIDRALRVLDPEQFWINPDCGLKTRGWQETEDALRNMVRAAAIAREKTGVIASK, encoded by the coding sequence ATGACGAATAAGGTAAAAGTAAGCAATCTTGGATATCCGAGAATCGGAAAGAACCGCGAATGGAAAAAGGCACTGGAGGCATTCTGGCAGGGGAAAATAAATGAGGAGCAATTCCGCTCCGAAATGGCAGCAATCCAGCTGCAGCATTTGAAGACCCAGCAAGAAGCAGGAATTGAGCTTATTCCGGTAAATGATTTTACATTTTATGATCATGTGTTGGATGCGGCTGTTATGTTTGGAATCGTACCTCCACGGTATGCGTATGATGGCGGCGACATCGGGCTTGATCTTTATTTTGCAATGGCCCGTGGTAATGCTGAGGCTACTGCCTGCGAGATGACCAAATGGTTCAATACGAACTATCACTATATCGTTCCAGAGATCGGCACACAAACACCACGCCTGACTGAAAACAAACCTCTAGCGGCTTATCGTTTTGCTAAATCGCAGGCAGGGATTGAAGGTAAACCGGTACTTTTAGGTCTGTATACCTTCCTTAAGCTGTCCAAAGGTTACGCAGCGGCAGATATCGCCAAGATTGCTGCACGTTTTGTTCCAGTCTATGTTCAACTGCTACAGGAACTGAAGCAAGAAGGGGTAAGCTGGGTACAAATCGATGAGCCAGCGATTGTTACAGGCATAAGTAAAGAAGAATTAACACTGCTTAACTCGATATACACAGACATTGCCGCCTCCGTGCCGGGCTTGAATATTATTTTACAGACGTATTTTGAAGCTGCTGAGCCGCTGGAGGCACTGCTAGAGTTGCCTGTTCAAGGCTTGGGTCTTGACTTTGTGCACGATGGTGGAGCGAATCTGGCTTCCATCGAACGTCTTGGCTGGCCGAAGGACAAATGGCTGGGTGCTGGAATTATTGATGGACGGAACATTTGGCGTTCCGATTTAGACGCCAAGCTGCAACTGGTAGAAAAGCTCAGCGTTCATGTGCCGCTTGATCGTCTTATTCTTCAGCCTTCTTGCAGTCTGTTGCATGTCCCAGTCACCGTTCAAGGTGAAGTGAAGCTGAAGGCGACAGTTAAGAATGCGTTAGCCTTTGCCGATGAGAAGCTTAAAGAGCTTAGTCTGCTCGGAGCAGCCGTCGCAGATAAAGGAGAAGCTTCTCAAGCAGCGCTGGCCGCTAGTCGTGAAGCTATTGCAGCGTTCCGCGCACTACCTGAGCGTGGCCGTAAGGATGTGGCGGAGCAAGTGCTTGCACTTGCAGCTCTACCAGACCAACGCAGTCTGCCTTTTGCTGAGCGCTTAAAGGTGCAGCAAGAGAAATGGCAGCTTCCACTTCTGCCAACCACTACAATTGGTAGCTTTCCGCAGACAGTCGAAGTGCGCCAGGCGAGATTGAAATGGCGTAAAGGGGTCTGGAATCAGGAGCGTTATGATGGATTTGTTCGTGAGCAGATCGCGGATGCAATTACCTTCCAAGAAAAGCTAGGTCTGGATGTTCTGGTCCACGGCGAGTTCGAGCGTACAGATATGGTGGAGTTTTTCGGAGAAAAGCTGGATGGATACTTGTTTACTAGTAATGGCTGGGTTCAATCCTACGGTTCCCGTTGCGTTAAGCCGCCGGTGATCTACGCGGATATTGCATTTATACAGCCTATGACTGTTAAAGAAAGCGTCTATGCACAATCGTTGACGAAGCTTCCGGTTAAAGGAATGTTGACGGGCCCTGTTACTATCCTCAATTGGTCATTTGTACGTGATGATCTCAGCCGGGAAGAGGTAGCCAATCAAATTGCTCTTGCCCTTCGCCATGAAGTAAAAGCGTTGGAAGATGCAGGCATCGAAATGATTCAAGTGGATGAGCCGGCTATTCGTGAAGGACTTCCGCTAAAGGCAGAAGACCGTGAGCATTACCTGAACTGGGCAGTGAAGTCGTTCCGTGTTGCCACGAACCATGTGAAGGCTACGACACAAATTCATACGCATATGTGCTACAGCGAATTTAATGACATGATCGATTCAATATCGGCTATGGATGCTGATGTAATCTCCATTGAGACTTCACGTAGCCATGGTGAGCTGATTATCAGCTTTGAGGAGCAAGCCTATGATAAAGGAATCGGTCTTGGAGTGTACGACATCCATAGCCCGCGGGTTCCAGCTGTCGAAGAAATGACTGCGAATATCGATCGTGCGCTGCGGGTGCTTGACCCTGAACAGTTCTGGATTAATCCGGATTGCGGTCTGAAAACGCGTGGCTGGCAGGAGACAGAGGATGCACTACGTAACATGGTAAGAGCTGCTGCTATTGCGAGGGAAAAGACAGGGGTTATTGCTTCTAAATAG
- a CDS encoding undecaprenyl-diphosphate phosphatase translates to MELLTIIKAIILGLVEGLTEFAPVSSTGHMIIVDDMWLKSQELFGQYTANTFKIVIQLGSILAVVVIFRNRFIDLLGLRRFSRKQLDPVTEKLPQLEQGGHLKLTQVLVGLVPAGVLGVLFNDYIDEHLFSTSTVLIGLVIGAILMIIADLFGPKKIRTESVDQITYKQALGVGLVQCFSLWPGFSRSGSTISGGVILGMSHRAAADFTFIMAVPIMAGASLLSLMKNWQYFTMDALPFFIAGFISAFLFALLSMRFFLKLINRIKLLPFAIYRIILAAVVYFVFF, encoded by the coding sequence ATGGAGCTATTAACGATTATTAAAGCCATTATTTTGGGGCTTGTTGAAGGTTTAACCGAATTTGCTCCAGTATCCTCCACGGGTCATATGATTATTGTTGATGATATGTGGCTGAAATCACAGGAGTTATTTGGACAATATACGGCAAATACCTTCAAAATAGTTATTCAACTGGGTTCTATATTAGCGGTTGTTGTGATTTTTAGAAATCGATTCATTGATCTGTTGGGCTTAAGGCGTTTCAGCCGTAAGCAGTTGGACCCTGTAACAGAGAAGCTACCGCAGTTAGAGCAGGGCGGGCACCTCAAGCTGACACAGGTTCTGGTAGGGTTAGTGCCTGCAGGTGTGTTAGGTGTTCTGTTTAATGATTATATTGATGAGCATTTATTCTCTACCTCAACGGTGTTAATTGGTCTAGTGATCGGGGCTATATTAATGATTATTGCGGATCTGTTTGGGCCGAAGAAGATCAGAACTGAGAGTGTAGATCAGATTACATACAAACAGGCACTTGGTGTAGGTCTTGTACAGTGTTTTTCGTTATGGCCTGGATTTTCACGCTCGGGCTCGACGATTTCTGGTGGCGTAATCCTCGGGATGAGCCATCGTGCCGCTGCTGATTTTACGTTTATTATGGCAGTACCCATCATGGCAGGTGCCAGTCTGTTGTCACTGATGAAGAACTGGCAATATTTCACCATGGACGCGCTGCCGTTTTTTATTGCAGGCTTTATTAGTGCCTTCCTATTTGCGCTGTTATCGATGCGTTTCTTCTTAAAACTGATCAATCGTATCAAGCTCTTACCGTTTGCTATATACCGTATAATTCTTGCTGCTGTAGTATATTTCGTATTTTTCTAA
- a CDS encoding DedA family protein yields MQAWITDFMEQFGYFGIFLMLAFENIFPPIPSEVILPFGGFMTTTTSLTIPGVIIAATAGSLLGAVILYYIGRLLDVSRLEKLVERWGGLIRVTKKDIHKADAWFDKYGYWTVLFCRMVPLVRSLISIPAGMSGMKFGVFMIFTTIGTLGWNLLLVLIGAALGESWEDIAMYMDVYSNVVYVLIAGGLVILGFLYFRKRSRRMNIEG; encoded by the coding sequence ATGCAAGCATGGATTACAGACTTTATGGAGCAGTTTGGTTACTTCGGTATTTTTCTGATGCTGGCCTTTGAAAATATATTTCCACCAATTCCTTCAGAAGTGATCCTGCCCTTTGGAGGGTTTATGACCACTACGACGAGCTTAACTATACCTGGTGTAATCATTGCTGCCACGGCTGGATCACTACTGGGTGCAGTAATTCTCTATTATATTGGCCGATTATTGGATGTGAGCCGGTTAGAGAAACTGGTTGAACGCTGGGGGGGCCTAATTCGCGTCACTAAAAAAGATATCCACAAGGCTGACGCCTGGTTTGATAAATATGGCTATTGGACTGTATTGTTTTGTCGGATGGTTCCGCTGGTCCGCAGTCTGATTTCGATTCCGGCGGGAATGTCAGGTATGAAATTTGGAGTATTTATGATCTTCACAACGATTGGCACATTGGGATGGAATTTGCTGCTTGTGCTTATTGGCGCGGCTTTGGGCGAATCCTGGGAGGACATTGCCATGTACATGGATGTCTACTCCAATGTGGTCTATGTACTAATTGCTGGCGGATTAGTTATTCTTGGGTTTCTGTACTTCCGCAAACGCAGCCGGAGAATGAACATTGAGGGCTAA